CTGGTATACAACGTAAAAAAGTTTCCAGGTAAATTAGTCCTAATTGAACAATGTAATTACATCTATTAAATCATTCAATTTCTGAACGTCTTGTTCGTATTTCTTATATTGTCACTTAATATTTGCTGAGAACATATCTCATAATATCCTGATATACAACGTAAAAAAGTTTCCAGGTAAATTAGTCCCTAATTGAacaatgtaatactagagggaaggcaaatagtcatcatcacccactgtcaactcttggactactcttttaataaagaataatgggattgactgtaacattataacgcccccacaactgaaagcgcaatcttgtttggtgtgatggtgattcgaaatgcgacccccagattacgactTGAGCGCTCTACCGgcaaaaaagaaagaataaatactTATAATTTCAGCACTGATTCTCTTCAGCCATGGTTGACAGTGGTACTGAAGAAAAATCAgtttattaatcagaaaaaaaaaacttgcgtTATAACTGGCATAAGTCAATGAAAGAGAAAGGTCGTAAAACCGCGAAAGtgtgtttgcttttgaatttcgcacaaagctactcgagagctttctgcgctagccgtccctaatttagcagtgtgagactagagggaaaacagctagtcatcaccacccaccgccaactcttgagctactcttttactgacgaatagtaggattgatcgtaacatcataacgcccccatggctgggagggcgagcatgtttggtgcaaccgggattcgaacccacaaccctcggattacgagtcgcacgccttaacacgcttggcaacgCCGGGCCCAACCGCGACAGAGTCTGAATATTTCAACTAgcagttgttttagtttttattacttaCGCAGTCGTAGGATATTACTTATTTCGTAAGTTTACAAAATTTGTCGGGTCTGGCATGATCAGGTGCTTAGTGTACCTGTATTGCaagctgcgggttcgaatccccatttaatcaaacattctcacccttttaTCCTTAAGATCTTTAAAGTGTGAAGGTCattcccactactcgttggtaaaaaagtaccccAAACGTTGGCGTTGGATGATGACCACTATCTtcattacattgctaaattatggacggctagcgcagacagcccttgtgtagcgtcgtgtaaaattccaaacaaaatctGCCCCATAATGAGATTTGTTGCGAGACAACTACTGCTCATGcacactttattttttgttttatggaTCTAGTTTTAAGCATGTTACAATCGATGCTGATAAGAATGCAAATAGTTCTGCCTTTCTAATTAGCCGACACATCTCTTTATGGGAAACACGTGTCTCCGTTAATTGAGTAGCtgtatttcacttttatataGAAGTCCAACGACTTTACTGAAACAGTTGTTGATAAgattaaaattcacaaaattaaaagttcGTGCTGTTGCTAAGTGTACAAATGAGTTATTTTACAAGTATGGCAAAAATCGTACGAGTGGTGTACGAAAacgaaatttgtttttctttctaaatttcaAGGACTACCTggactggccgtccctaatttagaagtctTTGACTATAGGAAAGTCAGATCGTCAAGACCATTTACAGGTGCCACTTGAGTTACTCTAATAGAAAAGTGGGAGTGGTCATAACTTTATAACAAGCCCagggctaaaaggacgagcacgttCAGTAATAGAATTCGAACCCAAcatcaatatttcatttaatttttaaatccaCGTGCGGAATGAAGTTTTTCATGTGCACCAGTTTCAAGGCAATGTGCGGATGTTCgctacctgtttttttttttttttttaggtggGTGGGGAAGGGGTATTTTTAGACCATCGATCCTACTGTATCATTAGACAGCTTTGCAGTGGTACCACTTGGTTATTTGGACTTAAGGGCTATCGACTCCCGTGATTATTAAGGCCGTCAACTTATTGAAACTCCTCGTCATTACTGAGGATGTGAGCGACACTTGATTGGTTGTTGTGCAGCCTCGTAGCTTAAAGAAAACATTGCCCTCAGGCCgagagtcgagtgctctaaccaccaggtTATGCCAGTACTAAAGCACGTTTTTAAAAACTGTCAACAAAATTATTCACATTAAGATAAGTTTCCTATtactataaatatgtataaatatattgtttataagaTAACAAATCTCCAAAatctatacatttaattttaagaatatttgcATTAAGTATTGATTCGCATCagcttattatttaatatttataattctacTTACGAAAGGTGTAAATTCATACATCTTGAATGTAGTCCTATAACAGTACCCCACACCCATGAaatcgtgttttgtttttgtaatttgtattttttgttcatAGTAAGGTCTGCGATATCCAGCAAACATGGGTGTTTATTCTGTTCCATGTAAAGTACCACGATTTCCTAAATATCGGTGTTTCTTTCTCCATATGTAGAGTCAcgcaaattttgaaaaaaaaacaaaaacatctgtgtttgttattttgtttgcagAGTTCCTCAATTTTCAGTAATCACTTGTGTCTATTCCTCTACGTGTAAGGCTTTCGCAatgcaccccagtggcacagcggaatgtctgcggacttacaatgctaaaaactgggtttcgatacccgtggtaagtagagcacagatagacaattgtggagctttgtgcctaattcaaaacaacagtaataaacatctaaatattttatatttgttgtatagATATCTAGTAAATATACTCAAGCCGGTGcgaataaaaactattaatgatttagttaattttctttaaacatatatttgtatgttatatagcaaagccacttgggactatctgctgagttcaccgggAGGAATCGAAACttctgattttaaagttgtaagtccgtaaacttaacgCTGTCTCACTGGGGGACGTAAACATGTCTACTGATTCGAACTGAAGATTTTGTTTGTTGCAAAGTACagagcaacacaatgggctgtctatgttgtgcccaccacaggtatcgaaaccaggtttttggCGACGTGGGCCCGTAGACTTACACCTGAACCAATGGTAGGTACCTCTCCACTTTCCAAAGGCTTTATTATAGACTAAATTATTTTTAGGTAATTGAATAAACACGTTTTATTTACGGTTAAAATGCATTTGGGCAACTGAGGCTGAAAcaactaaaattgttattttagagCTTATAATTAATTTATCCTGGTGACCAACGTATTATTTTTTGTAGCTACACTAAAATCAGCGAAATATTCAAGTGACTCtacctttaaaaaaatcatttccaaACAAGAAATGGCGTACAGGAAAATCAATagacattacatttaaaattatatatgcttGAGAGTCTCTGAAAAGCTTAGAAAAAGTACAAACtctaaaattttatgaaatccaTTTTACTTTCAAAAATGTAGAAGTGCTTAATttatatattcataagtatatTCATTTTCTTTGATACAATATATACAGGAGAGttaataaactatataaacaacTGTTGTTcacaatattgttaataaacttaAGTTATTCTCACTTTTAACATTAGTCACACAAAAAGTAACAATACAGGTTTGTTTTTTAGCAGCAGTATCTTCTAGAATACATGAAGCAGTTCTAAGTTTACATTTCATGAAACATTTCTCAGATCAGGTTGCCTTAAAGTCCGTTTACTTctaatgtttcaaacatttattgatcTTTTCTCGAGATAAAATAACCTTTAAAAGTTACTATCAGCTTTAATGACATAAAACAATGTACTTTACAACAGCCAAGTAATAAAGCTCTGTACTGACAGTATCAACACTCAGATATAGAGTTATGTATCCACAGTATCAACATTCATGTAAAAAGCCCTGTATCCACAGTATCAACATTCATGCAAAAAGCCTTGTATCCACAGTATCAACGTTCATGCAAAAAGCCCCGTATCCACAGTATCAACACTCAGATATAGAGCTATGTATCCACACTATCAACACTCAGATATAGAGCTATTTATTAATACTATAGCGTTGATCCATGGTACAGAATCCTGTTATAGTGTTTTACGTAGTTATTATTTATCAAGCAATTCCtcctttttaatgaaatacatttctCCAAGGTTTGAATACTCATAAATTAATCTTATACAGTTTCAGAAACGGCACAATAGTACGGTAACATTTAATAACTTGCTATCAGCTCTCCTTTCTCTGAAACAGTTAACTTATTCTGCTACACATACTCCAGTATTGTGTCGTTGGTTTTGGGACGCTTTTAAAATATCAAGTTCACAGTTAGGTTTTACAGAATGAACCAGATTCAATAAATCATTCATGAATAGAACGATGACGTGCTTCCAAAATGTTTGCACCGTTGTGGCTACTATTTCTTTGAGTTTATAGGCCTTATAATTTGCCAATGAAAGCATGCGTAACATCAAGTAAATACGATTTCATAGCATtagtatgaattatttttacttttaatctgTGACCGCTAAGACTAAATAGACCTTTTGGTTGACCTTATAAAAACTATGAAACAAGcctaaaacacaaaatgtagGTATCGTGATCACATGTCGCTCTAGTTTCCTCATCTAGaatatttaaagattattttgcCGTTTATTTTGCCAACTCAGGACAAAAATTCTCTTGTAGTTTAGTATTTGATAATATCTTCTGtatagctaatatatatatatatatatatattgttttactgtgtgtatgtataaaaccACATAAAGTTGTTAAAGTAAGTCGTAATATTTCTAAACGAGAAGTCTTTCTGTTAAAGTAAGTCATAATATTTTCAAACGAGAAGTCTTTCTGTTAAAGTAAGTCATAATATTTCCAAACGAGAAGTCTTTCTGTTAAAGTAAGTCATAATATTTCCAAACGAGAAGTCTTTCTGTTAAAGTAAGTCATAATATTTTCAAACGAGAAGTCTTTCTGTTAAAGTAAGTCATAATATTTCCAAACGAGAAGTCTTTCTGTTAAAGTAAGTCATAATATTTCCAAACGAGAAGTCTTTCTGTTAAAGTAAGTCATAATATTTCCAAACGAGAAGTCTTTCTGTTAAAGTAAGTCATAATATTTCCAAACGAGAAGTCTTTCTGTTAAAGTAAGTCATAATATTTCCAAAGGAGAAGTCTTTCTGTTAAAGTAAGTCATAATATTTCCAAAGGAGAAGTCTTTCTGTTAAAGTAAGTCATAATATTTCCAAACGAGAAGTCTTTCTGTTAAAGTAAGTCATAATATTTCCAAACGAGAAGTCTTTCTGTTAAAGTAAGTCATAATATTTCCAAACGAGAGTCTTTCCGCCTCACTGGTGATTCTCAAATTGATTACACTTTTCGAGATATTCcacagaagaaaagaaaaagttgcaAAGCGCCATGCGAAGTACCTTTACCTAAAACACTATTTCATGTTACCTAAAGCACAAGTTCATGTTAAAATGTGTAGTTTCATTTTAATTCATGTTAACTTAGGTATAGATTgagattaaaacatattttttcttcgGGTTATAAAAAAAGTCAGTATTATCTTTAAAAAAGGATTTTCTCTCTTGCACTATTCTTGTGTTTAGAGATATTGCAAGTTCTTAgcaataatatattgttttttcctAGCAAAGCCAATATATTCGTGacaacagtatttttatatagtattttaccaTGGTCGCCAAACATTATCTGACAATGGAGATCGATTGTTTGGAAAATCTTCCAAACTACAAATCATTGAATGAGAGAGACGAAATAGCTGTGGTTCTCGTGATCTACCAACTGATTCATCAGAGCTCATATCTGATCCTTCACTGGACGACTCTGAGTTGAAGTGTTTGTGGGCGGCAGCAAATACAGGAGAATGTGAGACAGTCAGAGGATGATTTGTGGAAGATACTTCTGAAGGTGAAGATGACGATTCCGCATCCTGATGGATGAGTTGAAAAGCAGTAGTTGTACAAGAGCTACGATCTAAACCACCTACACCACTAGCTATCTTTTGGGGCAATACTAAAGCCAAATCACCGTTTGATAGACGTTTCGGGACTAAGCGAAACTCCGTAATATCAACAGAGCAATTATCATAATTACGAGGGTTACAGGACAGTAAGGCTTCGTGGTCTTTGGATGTCACTGTGGAATCTGGCATCTTCTTAACGTGGCAGCAAGATTCTGTAAGTTCGCAACAAGAAGCATTGCAGTGTTGGATCACAGGTTTGTGGGCATGAAGAAGATGGGATGATGGAGGATATTCTTCGTTTCCCGTAGCTTTGAGGTGTTTTATTTGCTTTGTTAGATGTTGCAGAAGACGTCGTCGCGTATCCTCTAAGACTCCATCTTCCTTCTTCATAAACAGCTCCACTTCGCGAACACATTCTTCAAACCCAACCAAAAACTTATTCTTCTGCTGTGGATCGTTGACCAACGTTGCTACaccaaaaaataagataaaattatatcATGCAACAAAACAGGTCGGTACAACTATATCAAAAATTACTAACatgcacaaaataaaattacataccACAATTTTATGACTTTTCTACAACTAACATAATCAGTTGCAATTAACAAgtcttatgttttgaatttacgTATTTGTATTCAGTGTATATGCTTAGTTAATATAGGAATATCAAACCTATTTATATAGGACATAATTTACCCTATGATTTTAAATACCTGTTAGTCTGGAAGTTACAGTTTTCGATACGAGATTCGCGAGTTGATAGTTTCGAATTCCTTACCAAGCGTGTttaccctttcaactgtggaatCGTTAAAATGTGACGCTCAGTCTCACCCACCATTCATTAAGGGTGAGTGatgttgacaagctgccttccctctagtccagtggttcttaactGGGTGATTGATTCACCAAGGGAATGATGAAATCAGAATGATTGAATATAATCAGTTATACAACAAATTGAAGAattagaatgttattattatatattctagtTGTATCatagtttgataaatacatttattttatgttgtgtgtgcgtttccttatagcaaagccacttcgagttatctgctgagtccatcgaggggaatcgaacccctgattttagctttgtaaatccgtagacttaccgctgtaccagcaagggACATTTTATGTCGTATTCAACCTAGTTGTAGTCTGATTCATACTTAAGTCATAATaaagaagtttcattttaatttggTACTTTTTGTCTTaaccgacatgaccaggtggttaaggcactggactcctaatctgagggtcgcggggtcgcatCCCCATCGCtccaaatatgttcgccttttcagctgtgggggcgttataaagttacgaaaaatcccattattcgttgacaaaagagtagcccaaaagctggcggtgggtagtaatgacttccatctagtcttacacggttaaattagggacggctagcgcagatagccctcgtgtagctttgcgcgatattcaaaccaaacttttgaCTTTTCTCAAACTGGGGTGAGTGAGCTGTTATGAAAAAGTTACAGGGACGAATGACACTGGAAAAGTTTGAGAAGCACTGGACTggacttctaaattaaggacgaccaACGTATACAACTTTGGAGTAGCTTTACACGATAttcagtaaacaaataataaatacctGTTCTCTGTTGTCGATGAAGGTCTTCTAAATGGCGCACGGTCATCTCCAAAATATCGGCTTTTTCGAGCTTGGAATGTCTTGGATTCTACGATAAAAACAGTTTGATATCCTAAATGTTATGCTTTATGATAAATAGATACTATACAGCACGttatataagtttaataaataacaattcGCGATGACGAGAACATATGTAATAAATTAGGGCAGTTAATTATTTACGAAAGTTCATCGTTATACACTTTTCGTCATATACCTGATATATTTTGGGAGATAAGCTTTAAGATTTGGAACTGAGAAACTGATTAAAGTATCTTACTCTTCCAAGTTATAtcattttcaaatgtaattttaaaaatcgaaataattacagaatttattaaataatttcaacgTAAATGTATGAAGTATACATTGGCTAATTTTTTTCCTCTCTCCTAAACAACGACAAGTAAGTCATTTACGGCGGTTCGTAACATAGTTACAAATACCCCGAAATAGGTAGTTGTTTTACCTCTGATTTAATGGCTTCCAGTAACAAAGATTTCAGGTCAGACAAACTCTGGTTTATTCTGGCTCGGCGACGTTTTTCCATCAAAGGTTTCGAAACCTGAAACATGAACATGcgcatttttttcttaaaacttaaAACTCTTATGGTTTCTTAACTAACATATTGCAAGTGAGAAAAAGTTTATAAGTTTCATTTCAGATAAAAGCTTTTCATGATAGCTGAAAATCATTCTATTTAGTTGTCATTTACTGAGATTTATTACGGTAATTGATTTACTTCTAGATTTGCTCTGCCGGCTTGAATGGGAGATCCTTAGATTATCGTCGAATCGTTAACATTTACGAAAATATATTATCAGTTATGTTGCATAAGCGAGAGGAGAAATCTGGGATTTGTTTGAATAACCAAAACGCccggatggccaggtggttaaggcactccatttgtaatctgagagtcacgggttcgcattccagtcacaccaaacatcctcgccctttcagccgtgagggcgttgttaTATGAAgattaatccaactattctttagtaaaaatatagtccaagaattagcagtgggtggtaatgactagcagcctcccctctagtcttacactactaaattagggacggctagcacagatagccttcatgtagctttgcgcgaatttcaaaaacaaacaataaccaaaaCTTGTGAAAATGCATTACTGGTTCCGTTGCATGGGGAGGAGATCTGGACTTTGGTCGAACTGCCAAAACTCATTGAATACATCCTTACTGATTTTGTTTCGTGGGCAGGGATGGGTGGTTCGGAACTGGGAGCTTCATCTATTTCATTGAGTGTTTTAAAATTAAGGGtcgtaaaagaaaaacaataatgataagcATGACGCATAATCGAGCGCAATAAAACACGTTTATTATATCAAGCCCTAACATCCTAAAAAGTGCTATGATAATTAGATTAATCACGTCAGTTTCACGCTACAGAACAACCGGAACATTTGAGTTTTAATCAACTATCGAACTAACACAGGATCATGACCTAAACACAGGATATAAAAGtcagtttcaaacatttttctttattatttaacatcATTCGTGACTAGGCTCAACAAATTTCATCGCACGAGTTACTGTGAATGGATAGTAGTTGAAATAAAAAGTCTCTCTCTACTTGTCTACCGGAAATCAAACAAAATCACCCTACTTCCCTCCTTCCAATTTCTAATTGTTgtctatttttttgttttatgagcTAAGTTAGGCTGGAGCATGACGTTAATTAACACCAGTCTAGTCACCTTCGTTTAAATTCacacccgacatggccaggtggttaaggcactcggtccgtaatttgagggtcgtgggttcgaatccccgtcacatcaaacatgcttgccctttcagcagtgggagcgttataatggtacggttaatcccactattcattgataaaggagtagcccaagagttggaggtcggtggtgatgactagctgcctttcctctagtcctacactgctaaattagggatagctagcacagatagccctggagtagctttgcgcaaaacaaaccaaaacaaatctCTAAAACTGCAAAATCATACCAAACAACTTAGCTGTcacaaaataatacaacaatcgATTAACCAGAGAAAGAGGTGACGTGAAgatattgtatctgatgttgTTACGACTCGTTTTTTGAATTaatccagtttttgttttgtttttctggtgAGATTTCGTGACTTTCTTCACCACATAGTCTCCTCGGACTATTGAATAAGAAAGTGTACAGTGACTTTGGAGCACTAGTTATCCCTCTCGCTATGAACAAACTTCCTTTACTGTTCATGCCACGAGATTTttagtgacttacattcaaaatttaatgaagctacatttttgtttgttcacGTTATAAGAGTTACTATAGGATAAAATCGAAGCTAATAaccaatatttaacaatatataagttttaacttattaattttataacgcaatatttataaaaagatgATGAATTTTTCCTCGtgtgagaaatgtgacatttttctaCTACACATCCCTCCTTCCCCAATAAATTTACCACCCCTTCAATAAGTACGAAATTTAACGTAAATTACCTATTATAATATTGTCATCGCTCatataaagcataatttttatagccttcaactgtttggttacagagtcaTCAAATACAAAATCAAACCCAACTTGCCAAAACCACCTGTCAGACCCTCTCTTTAAAGATGTATCAACAGTTATCTCTTACATTAAgtactatattatttttaactaatataatGTCGAGGTTTTcatctataaaacaataaaggcatccgagggtcgcgggttcgagtccctgtcataCCATCTTTACTCGTCCTTTTGAcgatgtgggcgttataatgtaacggccaatcccactattcattggtaaaaaagtagcccaaacgttggtggtgggtgatgatgactagttgtgttccctctagtgttacactggtaaattagagatatctagtgcagatagctctcctgtagctttgagcgaaagtCAAACCATACTctgaagttatattttatattacattattctcTGTACATACAAATGCTAATTCTTCTTTCAGTACGAATTTCGTCGAAACGCATCGACTGCTTGGTTGAATATTTATCGGCTAGAGTCGcgtagttagaaagccagaaatagTGCAATAGTTATGAGacattatctgtttttttttacatgttattattctatgtttttgatgcattatttaataaaacaaaaattatttactgtattaCCTACATCAATACAacaaaaagtagggttaagtgtcatctAGTTGACATCgagaaaacaaaatgttcagGTGA
This genomic window from Tachypleus tridentatus isolate NWPU-2018 chromosome 10, ASM421037v1, whole genome shotgun sequence contains:
- the LOC143229726 gene encoding protein hairy-like; translation: MICSDRVERKLSFSLGFVNDSTTIRMDGEDHNEDKPKHEGRRVSKPLMEKRRRARINQSLSDLKSLLLEAIKSENPRHSKLEKADILEMTVRHLEDLHRQQRTATLVNDPQQKNKFLVGFEECVREVELFMKKEDGVLEDTRRRLLQHLTKQIKHLKATGNEEYPPSSHLLHAHKPVIQHCNASCCELTESCCHVKKMPDSTVTSKDHEALLSCNPRNYDNCSVDITEFRLVPKRLSNGDLALVLPQKIASGVGGLDRSSCTTTAFQLIHQDAESSSSPSEVSSTNHPLTVSHSPVFAAAHKHFNSESSSEGSDMSSDESVGRSREPQLFRLSHSMICSLEDFPNNRSPLSDNVWRPW